One Candidatus Synechococcus calcipolaris G9 genomic window carries:
- a CDS encoding DUF3611 family protein — protein sequence MENLPAKTTPPPQLQRLGQDLRRFGWIGFWTQVVLGFVSLLIIIIVIFSRSFNLNQTENRSSFGLVLACIGLIFLAVSIYCCYRYPQLGRRIAQDSKKRPSKEEVIKSLKAGLIVNVAGMIFTVTAAEWNVGMLLLKVLSIPQGAAVYATNVLIEPLEIFVVQSKVNTIAAQLTGIIVALWLLHRVSRPINR from the coding sequence ATGGAGAATTTACCCGCTAAAACAACCCCGCCCCCCCAGCTTCAGCGGTTGGGTCAAGATTTGCGTCGCTTTGGTTGGATTGGTTTCTGGACGCAAGTTGTTTTGGGTTTTGTCTCACTTCTAATTATTATTATTGTTATTTTTAGTCGCAGCTTTAATCTAAATCAAACAGAAAATCGCTCCAGCTTTGGTTTGGTATTAGCCTGTATCGGTTTAATCTTTCTCGCCGTAAGTATCTATTGTTGCTATCGCTATCCCCAATTGGGGCGACGCATTGCCCAGGATAGTAAAAAACGCCCCAGCAAAGAAGAGGTGATTAAAAGCCTCAAGGCTGGATTAATTGTAAATGTGGCCGGGATGATTTTCACGGTAACGGCGGCGGAGTGGAATGTGGGTATGCTCTTGCTAAAAGTGCTGTCGATTCCCCAGGGGGCAGCGGTGTATGCCACGAATGTGTTGATTGAACCGCTGGAAATTTTTGTGGTGCAGTCCAAGGTGAATACGATCGCCGCCCAACTCACGGGCATTATTGTCGCCCTGTGGCTTCTCCATCGAGTTAGCCGCCCCATTAATCGCTAA
- the pyrF gene encoding orotidine-5'-phosphate decarboxylase, translated as MVSINPANQIIVALDVPQLAEAIALVERLPQVTFWKVGLELFYGAGTEILEYLNHQNKRIFLDLKLNDIPNTVAAACRVIATYGVEMITIHTSVGRAGLLAAQDALNSLSTPRVKPIPQLIGVTLLTSFSARDLAFDLKVPLELPEYILHLALLAQGCGLAGVVCSPQEAAQIQQVCGDDFVRICPGIRPLGSEQGDQRRSLTPKAALDAGANFLVIGRPITQAPDPAHVFEQICAQCQQ; from the coding sequence ATGGTTTCCATCAATCCTGCTAACCAGATTATTGTTGCCCTAGACGTTCCCCAACTTGCCGAGGCGATCGCCCTAGTGGAGCGTCTCCCCCAAGTCACCTTTTGGAAAGTTGGTCTGGAGTTATTTTATGGAGCCGGAACGGAGATATTAGAATATCTAAATCACCAGAATAAACGCATTTTCTTAGATCTAAAACTCAATGATATTCCCAATACCGTTGCCGCCGCCTGTCGGGTCATTGCCACCTATGGCGTGGAGATGATCACCATTCATACCAGTGTGGGTCGGGCCGGATTACTGGCGGCCCAGGACGCCTTAAATAGCCTGTCTACCCCTAGAGTGAAACCCATTCCCCAACTCATTGGTGTCACCCTCCTCACCAGTTTTTCAGCCCGGGACTTAGCCTTTGATCTGAAAGTTCCCCTAGAGTTACCGGAGTATATTTTACATTTGGCTCTGTTAGCCCAAGGGTGTGGTTTGGCGGGGGTCGTCTGTTCTCCCCAGGAAGCGGCCCAAATTCAGCAGGTCTGTGGCGATGATTTTGTCAGAATTTGCCCCGGAATCCGGCCCCTTGGCAGTGAACAAGGGGATCAACGGCGATCGCTGACCCCTAAGGCCGCCCTAGACGCGGGAGCTAATTTCTTAGTCATTGGCCGCCCCATTACCCAAGCCCCTGATCCGGCCCACGTCTTTGAGCAAATCTGTGCCCAGTGTCAGCAATAG